Genomic segment of Pseudomonadota bacterium:
GGCCGGAAATTTCGCCTATCTGCTGCTGCTCGCCCTGTCCCTGGTTATGTACCCTTCCCTGATCGGCCGTTTCCAGCTCCCCTGGCAGCGGCTGCTGCTGATTGACGCGCCTCTGTTCCTGGCCACCAGTTGTTCAATTTCACTCTTTTTTCTGGTCGCCCAGCGCGAGATTCGGCACTTTAATCGCCGCACCCTGATTACCCTGCCGCTCTGCCTGGCTATCGGCGTCGGGCTGGCCATCAACAACGGCAAGGCGGTCCTTGAAGCCCTGCTGCATCAGCGCAGTCCCTTTGTCAGAACCCCGAAATTCAACCTCGCCGAAAGCGGCGGACGAAGACCGAGTTACCGCAGCCACCTGCTCCTGGTGCCGCTGCTGGAAATACTGGTCGGGCTTTACTTCGTCTTGATCATGACCATTTCGGTCCACCTCGGCAAATTCGCTTTGCTGCCCTTTCTGGGACTGTTCGCCTGCGGCTTTGCCGGCAACGGCATATCAAGTCTGATCCATAACCGACGACGATTCTGGGCTTGGAGGACCACATGACCACTACTACTCCCGGAAAACTGCTGACCGACTGTCTCGAATGCAACCGCTGTCTGAAGGTCTGTGATTTTCTTCAACAACACGGCAATCCCGTGCAAATCGAACTGCGTCTGAGCGCCCGGCTGGAAACCAATCTGCCCTACAGCTGCTCCTTGTGTGGGGCCTGCGAAAGCGTCTGTCCGGCCAACATTCCCCTCAAACAATATTTCCTGGCCTGGCGGCAAATCGCCGTCGCGCGGGGGCTGGCCCCCCTACCGGCGCATCGCGGTCTGCTAAATTATGAAAAAATGGTGGCGAGTAAGCTGCTGACCGCGGTCTTTCTTCCGCCCGGAACCGCTCGCGTCCTCTTTCCCGGTTGCGCGGCCATCGGCAAGGCTCCGGCCACCGTCAAAACCTTGTACCGGCAACTGGCCGCCATCCGGCCGGAGGAAAATCTCGGCCTGGTTCTTGACTGTTGTCATAAGATTTCCCATGATCTCGGCCGCCAAAGTTTTTTTCAGGAAAAATTTTTTCGCCTGCGGCAACAGTTGCAGGCGGCCGGAGTTCGGGAAATCATCACCCTCTGCCCGAGCTGTACCGAGATTTTTCGCTCCCAGACGGATTTCACCGTGACTCCGGTCTATCACTACCTGCGCCGACTGCCGCCTGCGGCCGGGGACACTCAGCGATTAGTCCGGGCGGCAGTCCACGATGCCTGTGTGCTGCGCCATGACCGGGAAACCCAGGACGCCGTGCGCGGGCTGTTAAGCGACCGGAAGATTACGCCGGTGCCGCTGGCCCAAGAAAGAAAGCACACTCTCTGCTGCGGCGAAGGCGGTGCCGCCTGGTGCCTCGACCGGAATCTTCCGGAGCGCTTCCGGCAACGCCGTCTTGCCGGACTTACCGACCCGCTGGTGGTTTATTGCTATGCCTGTCGGGATTTTCTTGATCCCGACCACCAGCTCGGCATACGCCACATTCTTGAGATTGTCTGCGGTCCCGAAAAACGCTATGCCGGCTGGCGCAGCTGGCTTAACCGCTTTTTTTTGAAAAGATGGCTGCGGCGGAAACTGGCCCACCGCATTTAACCACCACGTTCGCCGCCAACCCACAAAAACTATTCGGAGGCAAAACATGCATAAATACTTAAAACCTTTACTTTTCCTTTCCCTGATCGGATGTATTTTCATACTCACCCGTTTTTTCAGCCCGGCGGAGTTTTTCAACGAGGCCAACCTCCGCTCGCTGCTGGCGCGAGCCGGCATTTGGGCCCCCTTGCTCTTTATCCTGTTTTACAGCCTGGCCCCGGTCTTTTTTCTTCCCGGGCTGCCCATCACCCTGGCCGCCGGGCTGTTGTTCGGACCTTTCTGGGGCGTAGTCTACGCCATCAGCGGCGCCACCCTCGGCGCCACCCTGTCCTTTCTCCTGGCCCGATATTTTTTAAGCGACTGGGTCAAGGGCAAGATCGCTTCCAGCCGCTTTGCCGCCCTCTATGAAAAATCGGCCCGCCAGGGCTGGAAGCTGGTGGCTTTCACCAGACTGGTGCCGCTGTTTCCCTTCAACCTGCTCAACTACGCCTTCGGCGTCACCAATATTTCTCTGCCGGTTTACATGCTCGTCTCTTTTATCTGCATGCTGCCCGCCTGCATCGCTTACGTGGTTTTCGGCAGTTCGCTCTTCAGCCTGGTTCAGGGCCGGATTTCGCCGACCTTTTTACTGGGTATTATGTTGATTCTAGCTCTCAATCTCGGCATTATCTTGTACAAAAAAAGGAAAGCCGGACTTGACGCCGGCCGGGAAAATCTATTATGAAAAAGCTTACGGAGCTTACGATGGTCGCAAACCAGCACCCTAACCGATCATTTTCCGTTTTTTTCAAACCGGAAACGAGCGGTGATGGACAAAAAAAATCCGTTCCGTTCGGCGGAATTTTGAAAATTTTCTACATGGCCAACTTTCTGTTCTGTTTGAATCTGCTGAGCGCAAACCCCAGCCCGGCAGAGGTGAAACTTTTATCGGTGACCGAGCTCAGCAACCGACTTAACGAGCCCAGGTGCGCCATTGTCGACACGCGCAGTTTCATCGCCTACCGCTGCGGCCACATCAAAGGCGCGGTTTCTCTTGACGCCGGCTGCGGCGGTCCCCTGGTCGACAAAAACGGCGCTTTTCCCTGCCGCCTGCGCCCCGGCAAGGAAATCCTGGGCGAACTCGCCGACCGCGGCATCAGTTCCGACCGGCAAATCATCCTCTACGGCGATCAACATTCCTGGGGAGCGGAAGGCCGTCTTTACTGGCTGCTCGACAAACTTGGATTTGACAATCTGGCCCTGCTGGACGGCGGTTATGACGCCTGGCAACGGGCCGCGGGACCGACCGCCGCGCTTTTCGCCGACCGGCTCCCGGCCTGTTCAAAGCTTAAAGACGATGGCTGGCAAGCCCTGGATTCGGCCTTGACCGCACTCAGCGCCACGGCGCTGTGGCGGGGTTTTGCGCGAGGTGAGGTGATTTTTCTCGATGTCCGCAGCCGACAGGAATATGAAGGCGCGATTCTGTATCGGGAAAAGCGCGGCGGCCATCTCCCCGCGGCTCTGCATTTTAATTGGGAGGATTTCCGGCAGGAGGATTGCCGGCTGAAAAAACCGGAAGCGGTTTTGGCCGAACTTAAGCAACAGGGCTTGCCCGACCCGGCGGCGATCGGGAATAAAACGATCATTCCCTATTGCACCGGCGGTATTCGTTCCGGTTATGCCTGGTTTGTACTCAAATGGCTGGGCTACGCCAAGGTCGAAAATTACGACCCCGGTTTCTGGGAATGGGCCGCGGACTCCGCCCTGCCTGTGGAAAAATAAAAAAGCCCCGAATCATAACCATGACTCAGGGCTTTTGTCGACGAATATTTTCCGCCTGCGTTTCCGCCACAAAAATCTCCCCGCCCATCATTGCGCCTGTTTTTTTATCCAGGCCTGAAATTTGTCCATCCATTTCTGCAGAAAGACCCGGCTCCCGGCCTCGATATTACCACCTGCATCGAAAAAATTTTCTCCGACATGGATAAAGGCTTCCGGCTGATTCAGGGTAGGCACGTCCAGACAGGCCAGAATATTGCGTAAATGCTGCTGGGCCAGGGCGCTGCCCAAAGCCCCGATCGAGGCCCCGATAATCCCCGCCGGCTTCCCCGCCCACACATTTTGACCGTAGGGACGGGAACCATGATCAATTGCATTTTTAAGCACGCCGGGAATGGAACGATTATATTCCGGCGTGACAAACAGCAGACCGTGGCTGGCTTTAATTTCGCTCTGCAACCGTTTGACCGAAACGGCCTGATGGTCGTCGTCGTCCTGATTGTAAAGCGGCAGATCCCAAATGGCGATCTCTTTAAAGAAAAAATCGGCCGCAGCCAGGTTTACCAGCACCCGGGCCAGCCTGCGATTGATTGAATTCTTGCGTAAACTGCCGACAATCACGGCAATTTCGTACTTCCGCATAGCCCCGCCTCCCTGATCAATTAAGCACCTTTGGTTGTGGTGAACAAGCCCGCAAGCACCGCTTTGGGCTTACAAAGCTCGCTCTTGCTTGAAAAGGTTCAGACCTTGAAGCGACTGACCAGCTGGTTGATGACCGCCGCCAGTTCGGAAAGTTGTTCGGCATTCATATTGACCTGGCGACTGCTGTCTGAAATCTCGCCGGAGGAACTATTGACCCGGGCGATATCACGCGCGATCTCACCGGCGGCCTGACTGCTCTGGGCCACATTTTCATTAACCTCGTCAATCTTGTGCGAGGCGCTTTCCAGGTTGCCGGAAATTTCCCGGACATTGGCTGACTGTTCTTCAATGGCGGCGGCGATTCCGGTGACGATGAAGCTGACATCCTCGACCACCTTTTCAATGTTCCGCATGTCACTGACGGTTGCCCGCGACGAAGACTGAATACCATCGATACGGGTCTGAATCTCCAGGGTCGCATCGGCGGTCTGCCGGGAAAGCGCCTTGATTTCATTGGCGACCACGGCAAAACCCTTACCGGCGTCACCGGCCCGGGCCGCTTCAATGGTGGCATTGAGCGCCAGCAGATTGGTTTGTTCCGAAATCAGGTTGATGGTCTCCGTTACCTTGCCGATTTCTTCGGCCGAGTTGCCCAGCAGACCGACGCTGTTCGCCGCCTGCTGCACCTTGCTCACCGCGTCTTCAACAACAGCGCGGGCCCGCGAAGTATTGCGGGCAATTTCGTTGATCGTCTCGGTCATCTCCTCGGTCGCCGTCACATTGATCGTAATATTTTCCGCGGAAGAACTCATCGCCTGGGAAATCGAGGCCATATTGCTGCTCATTTCCTCCGCCGCACTGGCCACGCTGCCGGACCATTCCGAGGTCTCCGTCGCGGCTCCCGACAACTGTCTCGAAACGGCATTGAGTTTGCCGGCGGCGCTATACAGTCGAGCCATGCCGTTTTTGACTTCCTTGAAAACCGCCGCCAGATCCAGATTCATTTGATTGAGGGCGCCGGCCAGTTTGCCGACTTCATCCTGCTGGGTAACGACCAACCTTTGCGAGAAATCTCCGGTCGCCATTTCCCGGGCGAATCCGACCCCTTTTTGCAGCGGCAAGACAATCGCGCGTGCAGTGAAAACATAGAGGAATATTGCACCCAAGATCCCCAGCAGGGAGATCAATCCGCCCCGCAGAAGACTGCCCCGCAGGGCCCGGTCGGCCTCGTCCAGAGACTGAATCACTTCAAAGGCCCCATGCATTTCTCCGGCCTGCCAGTTCTCCATTCTGCGCCCCGTCGGGTCAGTGCCGTCGGCCCGCCCCCAAAAATCCGACGCATGAGCCGGGTCACCGTGACAGAAAAGACAGTTTTCGGAAAGAATAACCGGCAGAAAATAGCGCACCGCGTTGGCCTGTTTATCAATCACGTAATATTCGGAAAGCTTCTCGGCCTTGATCTTTTTCAGAGCCGGGCCTTCTATTTCATAATCCAGGCCATAATCCGGCTGATTTTCGGCTCGACGAGGGCTATTTTTCGGCACGCGAAAAACATAACCGCCCTGATCGGCTTTACGCATCGCCGCCCGCCAGGCGGAAACCACCGGAACGCTGCCCAGGACCTTGTCCAGCTCCCCCGCCCGGGCGTAAGTGTTTATCTGGTCGAGTGAGAATAAGCCCTGGCCCCATTTTTCTTCCATTTCCAGACGGGTCGACTCGGCGGTCAGGCAAATGGCCCGAGCCTTCTGCACAAAAGCCGTGATACTTTTCTGCCGGTCGGCCAGCGCGTAAAGAACAAACAGAACCAGAATCAGAAACACCATCGTCAGGGTTCCGGCCAGAGAGATTTTATATTTAAGCGACAAATCCTTGAACACAGTCATCGGCGGAGCCCTCATTTTCCTGCAAAGGTTAAAGCGCGGGGCCAACCTCACGATCGGTAACGCCCTTCAGCCCGCTCCAAGCTTCCGAACCGCCGGTCATCCCGGCAATAAGTCAACCCCTAATCCAGCTGACGACGAATGAAGGCCGGAATATCATAATCATCCACCCCTCCCTCCGCGAAATCGCCTTCCGATGAACCAACCACCTTTTTCATCATCTGCGGCAAATCACGGATATCATCAAGACGCCCCTTGATATGCATGGTCCGATCACGGTCAAAAACTTCATATTTCGGTTCAGATCCGAAGCCCTCTTCCCGACGAGTCCGAAAAGCCGGACGGTCAAAATTTTCACGCCGGCCCGTGGCCGTCCCGATCGGATATTTGCCGTTGAGCCCCAGCCCCGGGCCCCGTACGCTGCTGACCGTTTTCTGGACCGGCTCAAAACCGGTGGCAATTACCGTCACCCTGAGATTCTCGCCCAGCGCATCATCGATCACCACTCCGAAAATAACCTCCGCATCCTCATGAACTTCTTCCTGAATCAGGTTGGCGGCCTCGCTGATTTCATGCAGGGTGACTTCGGTGCCGGCCGAAAAGTTGATAATCACTCCGCGGGCCCCCTGAATACTGAGATCTTCCAGCAACGGCGAGGCAATCGCGCGCTGCGCGGCTTCCATCGCCCGATTCTCGCCGCTGGCCATGCCGGTTCCCATCAGCGCCATGCCGGTATTGCCCATAATGGTTTTAACATCATGAAAATCGAGATTGATTTGGCCATGGACATTAATCAGATCGGAGATACTGCGCACCGCCTGCAGCAAAACATCGTCGGCTTTCCTGAAAGCTTCGAGAACGGTCGTCTCCCGACAGACGGTATTGAGCAGGCGCTGATTCGGTATGGTGATCAGGGCATCGACATTTTCCCGCAGTTTTTCAAGACCGGCATCGGCCACACGCATCTTTTTACGCCCCTCGAAACTGAACGGCTTGGTCACCACCCCGACCACCAGGGCACCGGCCTCACGGGCCAGCTGGGCCACTATCGGAGCCCCGCCGGTGCCGGTGCCGCCCCCCATTCCGGCCGTGATAAAAACCATATCGGCCCCGGCCAGCAGTCCGGAAATAAGTTCGGCGTCCTCCAGAGCGGCGCTGCGCCCGATATCGGGATTGGCGCCGGCCCCCAACCCCTTGGTCATGCGTTCCCCCAGCTGAATCCGGTTCGAAGCTTGAGAGGCATTGAGAGCCTGGGCGTCGGTGTTGGCGACGATAAAATCAACCCCCTCCAGACCCGAGGCAATCATATTATCAACCGCGTTACCGCCGCCGCCGCCAACGCCGACCACCTTAATTTTTGCCGCCAGACCACCATTCTCCGCAAATTCAAATGTCATAGCTCAACCCCCCTGTTTATCTCGTGGAAAATGACCACAATCTGCCTATCTATGTTGATAAAGTATAAATTCATGTAACTATTTAGCCGGGTGATTATCGCCTCGGATTAAACTGGTGCAATCAGGAGACGCTGGGGACAGGACCTGATTGCGGCTGTAAAATCGGATCGTGTTCAGAAAATCCGGGCTGGCTGAATAATTTTTGTATTAAAAAAAATCTTTCAGCCAGGCCAGCGTTCTCTTACAGAAACCACCCATTTCATAACGGCCGATACCAGGTTCTCGCCGAGTCGCCGCCGAATTTTCAGCGGCATACAACAGCAGACCGATGGCCGTCGCATACATCGGGTTGTTGACCGCTTCAAAACCTCGTCCCTGATGCAGAACGGGAAAACCGACCCTCGCCTGCAGGGCGAAAACCTTTTCCGCGAGCTCGGCGGTTCCCGCGAGCAGAGCCGTGCCACCGGTAACCACAATCCCCGAAACAATCTGATCATAGACCCCGGACTTGTGCAGTTCGCGATTGGCGAGCTCAAAAATCTCTTCCAGTCGTGGTTCGATGATTTCCCCCAGAATGTGCCGCGAGAGACGGCGGGGCGGACGGCCGCCGACACTGGGAACCTCAATCGACTCCTCCTGATCAACCATCCGCGAGGCCGTACAGCCGTAATGACGCTTGATTTTCTCCGCTGCTTCGAGCGGCGTCCGCAAACCGATGGCGATATCATTGGTTACATGATTGCCGCCCAGAGGCAGGGAAGCGGTGTAGCAAATCACGCCATTGATAAAAACCGCGATATCGGTGGTTCCGCCGCCGATATCGACCAGCATCACCCCCAATTCACGCTCCTCGGCCGTCAGTACGGCGCGACTGGAGGCCAACTGTTGCAACAGAACGCCGCGGACTTCGAGCCCGGCCCGATTACAACAGCGATAAATATTTGACAACGAGGCGGCAGCGGCGGTAACGATATGGACATCGACCTCCAGCCGCACCCCGGACATACCAATCGGATCAACCACGCCTTCCTGGTCATCAAGAAAAAACTGCTGCGGAATCGTATCGATCACCTCCCGGTCAAGAGGAATCGCCACGGCCCTGGCCGCATCAAGAACCTGGGCCACATCCCGGGCACTGACTTCACGATCCTTGACCCCGATGATGCCATGACTATTGATACCCTGAAGATGGTTGCCGGCAATTCCAGTCTGCACCACCCGAATCTTCTGACCGCACATCTTTTCAGCCTCGGCCACAGCTTGACGGATCGAATCAACCGTACTGTCCAGGTTGACAACCACGCCTTTTCGCAACCCGCTTGAGGGGGCGGTGCCGACCCCGGCAATCTCAAGACCACTCTCTCCGCGCTCCCCGACCAGAACACAGGTCTTTGTCGTTCCCAAATCAAGTCCGACCACCACTCCCTCATTTCTGGCCATCTCTCTCCGCCTTTTTCCCACCGTTATCCAACGATATCCTGAGACCGGCGACCACCGAATCGTAACCGGCGCAATCAAAATACTTGACGGCCGCCGCCTGGTCTCCGAGAACATCGAGCACCTGTCGCCAGCGCCGCAGCCCATGGGTAAAATTTTCCATCCCCAATTGTAACTCCCAGGCCCGTCCGGTGGTGTAAACCGTTAAGCCGCACACTTCATCCACTACGATCTGAGCAATCTGCTCAGGCCAGTCACGGCCTTCATTCTCCCAAGCGCTCTGCAGCTCGGCGCTTTTCTGCAGCAGACGACGCCAGACTTGCGGTCGCTTCCGCCACTCCTGTGGAGAAATACCGCTGATTACCGGGAAATCCAGCACTTCCGCCTGCGGAGCCGGAGCAATCAATGCGCCCTGGTCATCCACCAGATAAAGCTCGTCCAGATAGAGCAGGAGCAGAGGCTGCTTCTCCGTGACCTTGATTTCGAGCCGGTCTGGCCAACGCCTGCGAATCCGGACCGCATCTATAAATGGCAGCGCCTGAACCCGCTCTCGTAACCCCTGCAGACCGAAGGTAAAAATCAACTGCCGGGGCGCCAACGCCAAAGCCTTGACAATCTCCTGACGAGAACTTCGCAGATTACCGCTGACCACAATCTCGCGAACCAGAAAAGCTTCGCGACTTTTACACCAGCTTTCCGCCGCCGTTTTGATGGTCGGCCACCAGAGAAATAACGCGCCGCAGCCGAGGCCGCAGAAACAAAACAGCGCGATCAGCAGCAGCAGCCGTCGTTTATGCCCGGCCGGCAGCGGCGGTCGGGCCAGCCGCATTTCCCGGCGACTATTTGCAATCCGAAGCCTTTTTTTACTTTTTTCAGGCCGGGGCAAGATCAAGACCAGCACCCTTGAGAATGCGATCTATCAGGGTCACGAAATCAATTCCCGCCGCCGCCGCCGCTTTCGGCAAAAGACTGGTTTCGGTCATGCCCGGTACCGTATTAACTTCTATGATAAACGGCCGATTATCCATATCGAGACGAAAATCAACGCGCACCGCCCCCCGATCGCAGGACAGGATACGCGCCGCCGCGCAAGCCAG
This window contains:
- a CDS encoding (Fe-S)-binding protein; translated protein: MTTTTPGKLLTDCLECNRCLKVCDFLQQHGNPVQIELRLSARLETNLPYSCSLCGACESVCPANIPLKQYFLAWRQIAVARGLAPLPAHRGLLNYEKMVASKLLTAVFLPPGTARVLFPGCAAIGKAPATVKTLYRQLAAIRPEENLGLVLDCCHKISHDLGRQSFFQEKFFRLRQQLQAAGVREIITLCPSCTEIFRSQTDFTVTPVYHYLRRLPPAAGDTQRLVRAAVHDACVLRHDRETQDAVRGLLSDRKITPVPLAQERKHTLCCGEGGAAWCLDRNLPERFRQRRLAGLTDPLVVYCYACRDFLDPDHQLGIRHILEIVCGPEKRYAGWRSWLNRFFLKRWLRRKLAHRI
- a CDS encoding TVP38/TMEM64 family protein; this translates as MHKYLKPLLFLSLIGCIFILTRFFSPAEFFNEANLRSLLARAGIWAPLLFILFYSLAPVFFLPGLPITLAAGLLFGPFWGVVYAISGATLGATLSFLLARYFLSDWVKGKIASSRFAALYEKSARQGWKLVAFTRLVPLFPFNLLNYAFGVTNISLPVYMLVSFICMLPACIAYVVFGSSLFSLVQGRISPTFLLGIMLILALNLGIILYKKRKAGLDAGRENLL
- a CDS encoding sulfurtransferase — protein: MKKLTELTMVANQHPNRSFSVFFKPETSGDGQKKSVPFGGILKIFYMANFLFCLNLLSANPSPAEVKLLSVTELSNRLNEPRCAIVDTRSFIAYRCGHIKGAVSLDAGCGGPLVDKNGAFPCRLRPGKEILGELADRGISSDRQIILYGDQHSWGAEGRLYWLLDKLGFDNLALLDGGYDAWQRAAGPTAALFADRLPACSKLKDDGWQALDSALTALSATALWRGFARGEVIFLDVRSRQEYEGAILYREKRGGHLPAALHFNWEDFRQEDCRLKKPEAVLAELKQQGLPDPAAIGNKTIIPYCTGGIRSGYAWFVLKWLGYAKVENYDPGFWEWAADSALPVEK
- a CDS encoding NADPH-dependent oxidoreductase encodes the protein MRKYEIAVIVGSLRKNSINRRLARVLVNLAAADFFFKEIAIWDLPLYNQDDDDHQAVSVKRLQSEIKASHGLLFVTPEYNRSIPGVLKNAIDHGSRPYGQNVWAGKPAGIIGASIGALGSALAQQHLRNILACLDVPTLNQPEAFIHVGENFFDAGGNIEAGSRVFLQKWMDKFQAWIKKQAQ
- a CDS encoding methyl-accepting chemotaxis protein, which codes for MRAPPMTVFKDLSLKYKISLAGTLTMVFLILVLFVLYALADRQKSITAFVQKARAICLTAESTRLEMEEKWGQGLFSLDQINTYARAGELDKVLGSVPVVSAWRAAMRKADQGGYVFRVPKNSPRRAENQPDYGLDYEIEGPALKKIKAEKLSEYYVIDKQANAVRYFLPVILSENCLFCHGDPAHASDFWGRADGTDPTGRRMENWQAGEMHGAFEVIQSLDEADRALRGSLLRGGLISLLGILGAIFLYVFTARAIVLPLQKGVGFAREMATGDFSQRLVVTQQDEVGKLAGALNQMNLDLAAVFKEVKNGMARLYSAAGKLNAVSRQLSGAATETSEWSGSVASAAEEMSSNMASISQAMSSSAENITINVTATEEMTETINEIARNTSRARAVVEDAVSKVQQAANSVGLLGNSAEEIGKVTETINLISEQTNLLALNATIEAARAGDAGKGFAVVANEIKALSRQTADATLEIQTRIDGIQSSSRATVSDMRNIEKVVEDVSFIVTGIAAAIEEQSANVREISGNLESASHKIDEVNENVAQSSQAAGEIARDIARVNSSSGEISDSSRQVNMNAEQLSELAAVINQLVSRFKV
- the ftsZ gene encoding cell division protein FtsZ, producing MTFEFAENGGLAAKIKVVGVGGGGGNAVDNMIASGLEGVDFIVANTDAQALNASQASNRIQLGERMTKGLGAGANPDIGRSAALEDAELISGLLAGADMVFITAGMGGGTGTGGAPIVAQLAREAGALVVGVVTKPFSFEGRKKMRVADAGLEKLRENVDALITIPNQRLLNTVCRETTVLEAFRKADDVLLQAVRSISDLINVHGQINLDFHDVKTIMGNTGMALMGTGMASGENRAMEAAQRAIASPLLEDLSIQGARGVIINFSAGTEVTLHEISEAANLIQEEVHEDAEVIFGVVIDDALGENLRVTVIATGFEPVQKTVSSVRGPGLGLNGKYPIGTATGRRENFDRPAFRTRREEGFGSEPKYEVFDRDRTMHIKGRLDDIRDLPQMMKKVVGSSEGDFAEGGVDDYDIPAFIRRQLD
- the ftsA gene encoding cell division protein FtsA; its protein translation is MARNEGVVVGLDLGTTKTCVLVGERGESGLEIAGVGTAPSSGLRKGVVVNLDSTVDSIRQAVAEAEKMCGQKIRVVQTGIAGNHLQGINSHGIIGVKDREVSARDVAQVLDAARAVAIPLDREVIDTIPQQFFLDDQEGVVDPIGMSGVRLEVDVHIVTAAAASLSNIYRCCNRAGLEVRGVLLQQLASSRAVLTAEERELGVMLVDIGGGTTDIAVFINGVICYTASLPLGGNHVTNDIAIGLRTPLEAAEKIKRHYGCTASRMVDQEESIEVPSVGGRPPRRLSRHILGEIIEPRLEEIFELANRELHKSGVYDQIVSGIVVTGGTALLAGTAELAEKVFALQARVGFPVLHQGRGFEAVNNPMYATAIGLLLYAAENSAATRREPGIGRYEMGGFCKRTLAWLKDFF
- a CDS encoding FtsQ-type POTRA domain-containing protein gives rise to the protein MRLARPPLPAGHKRRLLLLIALFCFCGLGCGALFLWWPTIKTAAESWCKSREAFLVREIVVSGNLRSSRQEIVKALALAPRQLIFTFGLQGLRERVQALPFIDAVRIRRRWPDRLEIKVTEKQPLLLLYLDELYLVDDQGALIAPAPQAEVLDFPVISGISPQEWRKRPQVWRRLLQKSAELQSAWENEGRDWPEQIAQIVVDEVCGLTVYTTGRAWELQLGMENFTHGLRRWRQVLDVLGDQAAAVKYFDCAGYDSVVAGLRISLDNGGKKAERDGQK